The Hymenobacter sp. GOD-10R genome includes a window with the following:
- a CDS encoding polysaccharide lyase has product MKKYAASLFISAASLAAPSVALAQYPQIPPDVQKASNDMMKEELRQSNIAWQKAYPIIKKEAREGKPYIPWAARPIDLPQSPLLAFPGAEGGGAHSFGGRGGKVYVVTSLEDRGPGTLREACEQGGARTIVFNVAGIIRLKSPLIIRAPYITIAGQTAPGDGICVAGESVWINTHDVVIRYMRFRRGETNVGRRDDSIGGNPVGNIIIDHVSASWGLDENMSMYRHMYNDSTGIAEQKLGTVNITIQNSIFSEALDTWNHAFGSTLGGENCTFMRNLWADNAGRNPSIGWNGVFNFANNVMFNWVHRSTDGGDYRAMYNIINNYYKPGPQTPKDSPIGYRILKPESGRSKLGYQVYGRAYVAGNIMEGHDAVTKDNWNGGVQVEEMPNAGKYTADIKTNQPLPMPDITIIPTEKAYDYVLENAGATLPKRDPVDTRVIEQVRTGKIAYKEGVPLPTTQFKHRRLPIDSYKTGIITDPIQVGGYPTYAGTPYEDSDKDGMPDSYEKKHGLDPKNPSDASQVKGKEGYTNIENYLNSVVPLKQVQPSASKSLSKKSNRSKDTNSTASGAFLSRN; this is encoded by the coding sequence ATGAAAAAATACGCCGCCTCACTTTTCATTTCAGCAGCTTCATTAGCAGCGCCTTCGGTAGCACTGGCGCAGTATCCTCAGATCCCGCCGGATGTTCAGAAGGCGTCCAATGACATGATGAAGGAGGAGTTACGTCAGTCTAATATTGCTTGGCAGAAGGCGTATCCGATCATCAAAAAGGAGGCGCGCGAAGGTAAGCCCTACATTCCGTGGGCTGCTCGCCCCATTGATTTGCCCCAGTCGCCACTCTTGGCATTTCCGGGCGCAGAAGGTGGTGGCGCACATTCCTTCGGCGGTCGGGGTGGAAAGGTATACGTGGTGACGAGCCTCGAAGACCGTGGCCCCGGCACGTTGCGTGAAGCCTGCGAACAGGGTGGCGCCCGCACGATTGTGTTCAACGTGGCCGGTATTATCCGCCTGAAAAGCCCTCTGATTATCCGGGCTCCTTACATTACTATTGCTGGTCAAACCGCCCCCGGTGACGGCATTTGCGTGGCGGGCGAGTCGGTCTGGATTAATACCCACGACGTGGTGATCCGCTACATGCGCTTCCGCCGGGGTGAAACCAACGTGGGGCGCCGCGACGACTCCATTGGCGGCAACCCCGTGGGCAACATCATCATCGACCACGTGTCGGCGAGCTGGGGCCTCGATGAGAACATGTCGATGTACCGCCACATGTACAACGATAGCACTGGCATTGCCGAACAGAAGCTAGGTACGGTGAACATCACGATTCAAAACTCCATTTTCTCGGAGGCCCTCGATACTTGGAACCATGCCTTTGGCAGCACGCTGGGCGGCGAGAACTGCACGTTCATGCGCAACCTGTGGGCCGATAACGCCGGTCGTAATCCGTCGATTGGTTGGAACGGTGTTTTCAACTTCGCCAACAACGTCATGTTCAACTGGGTGCACCGCTCTACCGACGGCGGCGACTACCGGGCGATGTACAATATTATCAACAACTACTACAAGCCGGGCCCGCAAACACCGAAGGATTCGCCAATTGGGTATCGCATCCTCAAGCCGGAATCGGGCCGCAGCAAGCTAGGGTATCAGGTATATGGCCGCGCATACGTGGCGGGCAACATCATGGAAGGCCATGATGCTGTGACCAAAGACAACTGGAACGGTGGCGTGCAAGTGGAGGAAATGCCGAATGCCGGCAAATACACCGCTGACATCAAGACGAACCAGCCGTTGCCCATGCCCGACATCACCATCATCCCCACTGAAAAGGCCTACGACTACGTGCTCGAAAACGCTGGCGCGACCCTGCCCAAGCGTGACCCTGTTGATACGCGCGTAATTGAGCAAGTGCGCACGGGCAAGATTGCCTACAAAGAAGGCGTGCCGCTACCCACGACGCAGTTCAAGCACCGCCGTTTGCCCATCGATTCCTACAAAACTGGTATCATCACCGACCCCATTCAAGTAGGCGGCTACCCGACCTACGCTGGCACGCCCTACGAAGATTCTGACAAGGACGGCATGCCTGATTCGTACGAGAAGAAGCACGGCCTCGACCCCAAAAACCCAAGTGATGCTAGTCAGGTGAAAGGCAAAGAGGGTTACACCAACATCGAGAACTACCTGAACAGCGTGGTACCACTGAAGCAAGTGCAGCCCTCCGCATCCAAGTCGCTTAGCAAGAAATCAAACCGGAGTAAGGACACCAACTCGACGGCCTCGGGTGCTTTCTTGAGCCGCAACTAA
- a CDS encoding UbiA family prenyltransferase has protein sequence MSFAAYRRALPLLRIPFSVYLMPVFWFGLSALRGPIDGLRAVGVFIVLHVLAYPASNGYNSYYDRDEGSIGGLKQPPKVSEELIHLVWLFDALAVLGAMLLSWPFAVMVAVYLAISKAYSYEGIRLKKYPLVSTLVVVVFQGAFTFLMTQVGVGAAYAQMTQPTNLLLALVSTLFLCGSYPLTQVYQHTEDRQRGDQTLSLLLGIRGTFVFAAIGLLLGAMVLAFTYWQRQELRNLIIFLIATVPVVALFNNWAWQVWRNPAAANFEHTMRMNQVSSLCLSAAFITMLVWQHLY, from the coding sequence ATGTCCTTTGCTGCCTACCGTCGCGCGCTACCGCTCCTACGCATCCCATTCTCGGTTTACCTGATGCCTGTGTTCTGGTTTGGGCTCAGCGCCTTACGCGGACCGATTGATGGCTTGCGAGCCGTCGGCGTGTTTATCGTGCTGCACGTGCTAGCCTATCCAGCTTCCAACGGCTACAACTCTTACTATGACCGCGACGAGGGCAGTATTGGTGGATTAAAGCAGCCGCCGAAAGTTTCAGAAGAGCTCATTCATTTGGTGTGGTTGTTCGATGCTTTGGCCGTGCTAGGTGCCATGCTGCTGAGCTGGCCATTCGCTGTTATGGTGGCCGTGTACCTAGCTATTTCTAAAGCCTACAGCTACGAAGGTATTCGGCTCAAGAAGTATCCTTTGGTTAGTACGCTAGTGGTGGTGGTGTTTCAGGGCGCTTTCACGTTTCTGATGACGCAGGTTGGGGTGGGTGCGGCTTATGCGCAAATGACGCAGCCGACCAATTTACTCCTGGCCTTAGTAAGCACGCTGTTTCTGTGCGGCTCTTACCCGCTCACGCAAGTGTACCAGCACACCGAAGATCGGCAGCGCGGCGACCAAACCTTGAGCCTGTTGCTAGGTATTCGCGGCACGTTTGTATTTGCCGCCATTGGCTTGCTGCTAGGTGCAATGGTGCTGGCTTTCACGTACTGGCAGCGCCAAGAATTGCGCAATCTTATCATCTTCCTGATAGCCACTGTGCCGGTCGTGGCCTTATTCAATAACTGGGCTTGGCAAGTATGGCGCAACCCCGCTGCCGCTAACTTCGAGCACACCATGCGCATGAACCAGGTTTCGTCCTTGTGCCTGAGTGCGGCTTTTATCACGATGCTAGTGTGGCAGCACCTGTACTAG
- a CDS encoding class I SAM-dependent methyltransferase → MMDYLRFMISHLRIYSSIVPLLQEALRATSQRQIVELGAGAGGGTEGVSRALRTAPDLHDVRTVLTDLYPQPDAWQQLAAQADTGIAYETAPVDALAVPPHLTGFRTIFSAFHHFAPPAAEAMLADAVRQRSGIGVFEGAGKHWHELLLAWTVLPVLQLLATPFMPPFRLSRLFFTYIVPLVPLCTIWDGTVSILRMYPPEQLLALAHRADPGGSFEWQAGKARHWSGSQVTYLVGWPKQTGTAK, encoded by the coding sequence ATGATGGACTATTTGCGCTTCATGATCAGTCATCTGCGCATCTATAGCTCCATTGTACCGCTGCTGCAAGAGGCACTACGCGCTACTAGCCAACGGCAAATTGTGGAGCTAGGTGCGGGAGCCGGCGGGGGCACCGAAGGTGTTTCGCGGGCTTTGCGCACGGCTCCCGACTTGCACGACGTACGCACGGTGCTAACGGATCTGTACCCACAGCCCGACGCCTGGCAGCAGTTAGCAGCTCAGGCTGACACGGGTATTGCCTACGAAACTGCGCCCGTCGATGCCCTAGCCGTGCCGCCACACCTCACGGGGTTTCGAACCATTTTCTCAGCCTTTCATCATTTTGCGCCGCCCGCCGCTGAAGCCATGCTTGCCGACGCTGTTCGGCAGCGCTCGGGTATTGGAGTGTTTGAGGGAGCCGGTAAGCATTGGCACGAACTCCTGCTAGCCTGGACAGTTTTGCCGGTGCTTCAGTTGCTGGCTACCCCTTTTATGCCCCCTTTCCGGCTCAGCCGGCTCTTCTTCACCTACATCGTTCCGCTGGTGCCACTCTGCACCATCTGGGATGGCACCGTGTCAATTTTACGCATGTACCCACCCGAGCAGCTCCTAGCCCTGGCTCATCGCGCCGACCCCGGTGGGAGCTTCGAGTGGCAAGCAGGCAAAGCGCGGCATTGGTCTGGCTCGCAGGTAACGTATTTGGTGGGCTGGCCCAAGCAGACGGGCACCGCAAAGTAG
- a CDS encoding transcriptional regulator, with protein MKHLIHTLNKAFDHRVRLGVMAVLMANDTVSFNDLKDALDLTDGNLASHVAALEKAGYVTVSKQFVGKKPNTTYTASTEGKQAFQEHLNALEKLLKGES; from the coding sequence GTGAAGCACCTCATTCATACGCTCAATAAGGCGTTCGACCACCGCGTACGGTTGGGCGTTATGGCGGTGCTGATGGCTAACGATACCGTGAGCTTCAACGACTTGAAAGACGCCCTCGACCTGACAGACGGCAACCTAGCTAGCCACGTGGCGGCGCTGGAAAAAGCTGGCTATGTCACCGTCAGCAAACAGTTTGTGGGCAAAAAGCCCAACACCACCTACACCGCCAGCACGGAAGGTAAACAAGCCTTCCAAGAGCACCTGAATGCCCTTGAAAAATTGCTGAAAGGAGAAAGCTGA
- a CDS encoding DUF4173 domain-containing protein has translation MRFPLTSLQKLLLPLGAVLFDFLFWQEQTGLNLLLYTLFVVVAVVATLPRHAPVWRSGYFQMALVGTLLSAGLVALYGSFVAKLACVASLTMMLGYVNQPDVKLVAYALFTALGNLGRAVPAVINQLEPPQSTNLWMRRVRFYARLFLIPVGLLVLFHVLFSLANPRYDALTASFLAMVGDWFAWVFEQLSVPHVLFFLLGLGLTTSVLIIVPIHFFADHESRFGEFVRRQRNRVASFAVRQPDFNAKRFHLLDLRKEYLAALAVFGLVNVLLLVENLVDINWIWFGFEPEAGFNLTQFVHEGTYVLILSILVAMGIVLWFFRRNLNFYAPGLRWLRLGATVWVVQNAVLAVSVGLRNYYYILHMGLAYKRIGVYGFLLLTLFGLGTILLKIWQRRSAYSLVRLNALATYAVLLLLAGGNWETWIARYNLQTRFSTLDLGFLLNMPGRMLPELVEKRAVLAQIPNLRRENASGTVDSVSAQQAQQLLDQRVANWLHDYRAEHTWKSWIYADAQAYDVLRRHDLATKPRTSSRTAHAQLVLPTAMAESLPK, from the coding sequence ATGCGCTTTCCACTTACTTCTTTGCAAAAACTGTTGCTGCCTCTCGGCGCAGTGCTGTTTGACTTTCTATTCTGGCAGGAGCAGACAGGCCTCAACTTGCTGCTATACACCCTTTTTGTGGTAGTGGCAGTGGTGGCTACGTTGCCGCGCCATGCACCTGTGTGGCGCTCCGGCTACTTCCAGATGGCGCTCGTGGGTACGCTGCTTAGTGCCGGGTTGGTAGCGCTCTACGGCTCCTTTGTGGCGAAGCTAGCCTGCGTGGCATCGCTGACGATGATGCTGGGCTACGTCAACCAACCGGATGTGAAGCTGGTAGCTTATGCACTATTCACGGCGCTGGGGAACCTAGGCCGTGCTGTACCAGCCGTAATCAACCAGCTGGAGCCACCGCAATCTACTAACCTGTGGATGAGGCGAGTACGGTTTTATGCACGGCTGTTTTTGATTCCTGTGGGGCTGTTGGTGCTGTTTCACGTGCTGTTTAGCCTCGCCAACCCGCGTTACGATGCCCTGACCGCTAGCTTCCTCGCCATGGTAGGCGACTGGTTTGCCTGGGTGTTCGAGCAGCTTTCCGTACCGCACGTGTTGTTTTTTCTGCTTGGCCTGGGCCTCACCACAAGTGTGCTCATCATCGTGCCTATCCATTTCTTCGCCGATCATGAGTCGCGCTTCGGCGAGTTTGTGCGGCGGCAGCGCAATCGGGTGGCATCCTTCGCTGTGCGTCAGCCCGATTTCAACGCCAAGCGTTTCCACCTGCTCGATCTGCGCAAAGAGTACCTAGCTGCCTTGGCCGTGTTTGGGCTGGTAAATGTGCTGCTGCTTGTTGAGAACCTCGTTGACATCAATTGGATCTGGTTTGGCTTTGAGCCGGAGGCTGGGTTCAACCTGACGCAGTTTGTGCATGAGGGCACGTACGTGCTCATCCTGAGCATTCTGGTGGCGATGGGCATCGTGCTGTGGTTCTTTCGGCGCAACCTCAACTTCTACGCGCCGGGTTTACGTTGGCTGCGCCTCGGGGCTACGGTGTGGGTGGTGCAGAATGCGGTATTAGCTGTGTCGGTTGGGCTGCGTAACTATTACTACATCCTGCACATGGGCCTGGCTTACAAGCGCATCGGGGTGTATGGCTTTCTGCTGCTGACGTTGTTTGGGCTAGGTACTATTCTGCTTAAAATCTGGCAGCGTCGTTCGGCTTATTCCTTGGTGCGCCTCAATGCGTTGGCCACCTACGCGGTGCTCCTGCTCCTAGCCGGTGGCAACTGGGAAACCTGGATAGCTCGCTATAATCTGCAGACGCGCTTTAGCACGTTAGACCTAGGTTTCCTGCTGAACATGCCCGGCCGGATGCTGCCCGAACTCGTGGAGAAGCGGGCTGTGCTGGCCCAGATTCCCAACCTGCGGCGGGAAAACGCCAGCGGAACCGTTGATTCCGTGAGTGCCCAACAGGCTCAGCAACTATTGGATCAGCGGGTGGCCAACTGGCTACACGACTACCGCGCTGAGCATACCTGGAAAAGCTGGATCTACGCCGATGCCCAAGCCTACGATGTGCTGCGCCGTCACGACCTAGCCACGAAGCCGCGAACCTCTAGCCGGACTGCCCACGCTCAGCTAGTGCTGCCAACCGCTATGGCGGAGAGCTTGCCCAAATAG
- a CDS encoding ferritin-like domain-containing protein gives MTFQDWAAYFRANQNHLDDLGWDDSYELTDREKRAVRRSIQHFQKGESSEGKHFRQQAQQLADASYASTLDLFLQEEHDHAAVLGTYLDRENIPRLQAHGLDRVFQWLRRQINLENTVRVILTAELIASVYYRALFQATYAGLLQQICLRILADEEMHLNFQCFTLHQITQGRSRFRNWLVRKAYGGLLAGTIVVVWVSYFRTMRAGGYGFFTFANAVWSKWLWAETMQRQVERITIRGQQPIVLAEQPRASWSASQRVQPSWAQ, from the coding sequence ATGACTTTCCAAGACTGGGCTGCGTACTTCCGCGCCAACCAAAACCATCTCGACGACCTAGGGTGGGACGATTCTTACGAACTCACCGACCGCGAAAAGCGCGCTGTTCGCCGCTCTATTCAGCACTTCCAAAAGGGGGAAAGCTCCGAAGGAAAGCATTTTCGCCAGCAAGCGCAGCAGCTAGCCGATGCCAGCTACGCCTCGACCCTCGATTTGTTCCTGCAAGAGGAGCATGACCACGCCGCCGTGTTGGGCACCTACCTAGACCGGGAAAACATACCGCGTCTGCAAGCACATGGGCTTGATCGGGTTTTCCAGTGGCTACGGCGGCAAATCAACCTAGAAAACACGGTGCGCGTGATTCTCACGGCCGAACTCATTGCCTCAGTGTACTACCGCGCCTTATTCCAGGCTACGTACGCGGGCTTGCTCCAACAGATTTGTCTGCGCATCCTAGCCGATGAGGAGATGCACCTCAACTTTCAATGCTTCACACTCCACCAGATAACTCAAGGGCGCAGCCGGTTTCGAAATTGGCTGGTGCGGAAAGCTTACGGCGGGCTATTGGCCGGCACCATCGTGGTGGTGTGGGTGAGCTACTTCCGCACGATGCGGGCGGGCGGCTACGGCTTCTTCACCTTCGCCAACGCAGTATGGAGCAAATGGCTTTGGGCCGAGACCATGCAGCGGCAAGTGGAACGCATCACCATCCGGGGCCAGCAACCCATCGTGCTGGCGGAGCAACCTAGGGCTAGCTGGAGTGCCAGCCAACGCGTGCAACCTAGCTGGGCCCAGTGA
- a CDS encoding DUF2809 domain-containing protein yields MEEQVMRNVRALPERKYYLLPIILTTLLGLASRKYGAFLPTFISTYAGDTLWATLVFWLIRVVFIKKPSRWVANRALVFAFSIEISQLYHAPWLDWRRNTTLGSLVLGHGFLWSDLACYSVGVALGFGIEKELQVRLGRTLLR; encoded by the coding sequence ATGGAAGAACAGGTCATGCGTAATGTCAGGGCGCTCCCCGAAAGAAAATACTACCTTCTTCCAATCATTCTCACTACGCTGCTTGGCCTAGCTTCCCGGAAATACGGCGCCTTCTTGCCCACCTTCATCAGCACCTACGCCGGCGACACCCTGTGGGCGACGCTCGTGTTTTGGCTGATCAGGGTTGTATTCATCAAGAAACCTAGCCGCTGGGTAGCCAACAGGGCGCTTGTTTTCGCGTTTAGCATCGAAATTAGCCAGCTTTATCATGCTCCCTGGCTCGACTGGCGGCGCAACACAACGCTTGGTAGCTTGGTGCTTGGGCATGGCTTTCTGTGGAGCGACCTAGCGTGTTATAGCGTGGGAGTAGCGCTCGGTTTTGGGATAGAGAAAGAGTTGCAGGTTAGGCTTGGCAGAACTCTATTGCGTTAG
- a CDS encoding transglycosylase domain-containing protein, whose amino-acid sequence MSAPNTLKTDETPKRRWPNRLSRAVWAAFVIGAGLFLLYPILVSTNFLFLFGKSPSLEELENPKVEQPSELYTSDNVLIGTYFRENRSPVPYNQISPLLIKALIATEDIRYYKHSGIDPQAILGSVYAVLQGDKRGGSTITQQLAKNLYKTRRGETRGALGHIPVVSTLISKTKEWLTAVELERRYTKEEILRMYLNTVEYGSEAFGIKVAAKTFFNTSPDSLKPEEAAMLVGVLNNPTAYNPKFHPESALKRRNVVLERMGQARFLRAGAVDSLQKLPIALDYKVVKHIDGPDTYFRGAVGQFVNDWCERNGYDMYRDGLRIYTTIDSRMQEHAEEALQKRMKALQQQFDRFWRNRGGNPWVDDDGHEIPNFIETQIKRTELYKELADRYKGQPARLDSVLHAKHPIKVFTWKGDGDTTLVMSPLDSLAYYKHFLHAGMMTMDPFTGQVKAWVGGINFRFFKYDHVKQGKRQPGSTFKPFVYLTALDNGYSPCDRIRDERVTIKYIENGKDMEWQPKNVTRSYTGTNMTLRHAMARSVNSVTAQLTEKVGWDNVAQYAHKVGIQSKLLDVPSIGLGSAGDVSVYEMVDAYSTFVNGGFRSEPQFITRIEDRNGNVIKQFDPRQKRAISPETAWLMLYMLRGGMDEPGGTSQALWEYDLWKNNNQIGGKTGTTSNYSDGWYMGVSKDLVTGVWVGGEDRSIHFTNSQQGEGGRMALPIYGTYMEKLYQDKSLDITMGPFPKPSVKITKKYNCVSPAEPRQRRSEAVDSIVTDNLLERINSGAIAVPDSI is encoded by the coding sequence ATGTCTGCTCCCAATACCTTGAAAACAGATGAAACGCCCAAACGGCGTTGGCCTAATAGACTTTCGCGCGCTGTCTGGGCCGCGTTTGTGATAGGGGCCGGCTTGTTTCTGCTATATCCTATTCTGGTAAGCACCAACTTCTTGTTCCTGTTCGGCAAGTCGCCGAGCTTGGAGGAGTTGGAGAACCCGAAAGTCGAGCAGCCTTCCGAGCTGTACACCTCTGATAATGTGCTGATTGGTACCTACTTCCGGGAGAACCGCTCGCCAGTGCCGTACAACCAAATTTCGCCGCTCCTGATTAAGGCGCTCATTGCAACCGAAGATATCCGCTACTACAAGCATTCGGGTATCGATCCACAAGCAATTCTGGGCTCCGTATACGCCGTTTTGCAGGGCGACAAGCGGGGCGGCAGTACCATTACGCAGCAGCTAGCTAAAAACCTCTACAAAACCCGCCGCGGCGAGACACGTGGCGCCCTAGGTCATATTCCGGTTGTGAGCACCCTCATCAGCAAAACCAAAGAATGGTTGACGGCTGTCGAACTGGAGCGGCGCTACACCAAGGAGGAAATCCTGCGGATGTACCTCAACACCGTTGAGTATGGTTCCGAGGCCTTCGGTATTAAAGTAGCTGCCAAAACATTTTTTAACACCTCGCCCGACAGCCTCAAGCCCGAGGAAGCGGCCATGCTGGTGGGCGTGTTGAACAACCCCACAGCGTACAATCCCAAGTTTCACCCCGAAAGCGCCCTGAAGCGTCGCAACGTGGTGCTGGAACGCATGGGGCAAGCTAGGTTCCTAAGAGCGGGAGCCGTCGACTCGTTGCAGAAGCTGCCCATTGCCCTAGATTATAAAGTAGTAAAGCACATCGACGGTCCTGACACGTACTTCCGTGGGGCGGTAGGACAGTTTGTAAACGACTGGTGCGAGCGGAATGGGTACGATATGTACCGCGACGGTCTGCGCATCTACACTACCATCGACTCGCGCATGCAGGAGCACGCCGAAGAAGCCTTGCAGAAGCGCATGAAGGCGTTGCAACAGCAGTTTGACCGGTTCTGGCGCAACCGCGGTGGCAACCCTTGGGTAGACGATGACGGCCACGAGATTCCCAACTTCATCGAAACCCAAATCAAGCGCACTGAGCTCTACAAAGAGCTAGCTGACCGCTATAAAGGGCAGCCCGCCCGCCTCGATTCGGTCCTGCATGCTAAGCATCCCATTAAGGTGTTCACTTGGAAAGGCGACGGCGATACAACGCTGGTGATGTCACCCCTCGATTCGTTGGCTTACTACAAGCACTTCTTGCACGCAGGCATGATGACCATGGACCCCTTCACGGGGCAGGTAAAAGCGTGGGTAGGGGGGATCAACTTCCGCTTTTTCAAGTACGACCACGTCAAGCAAGGCAAGCGGCAGCCCGGTTCTACCTTCAAGCCGTTCGTGTACCTCACCGCCCTTGACAATGGCTACTCGCCCTGCGACCGAATTCGGGATGAGCGCGTGACTATCAAGTACATCGAGAACGGCAAAGACATGGAGTGGCAGCCTAAGAACGTAACGCGTTCTTACACCGGCACCAACATGACCTTGCGCCACGCCATGGCCCGCTCCGTCAACTCCGTCACGGCCCAATTAACCGAGAAAGTAGGCTGGGACAACGTGGCCCAATACGCGCATAAAGTTGGTATTCAGAGCAAACTGCTCGATGTGCCGAGCATTGGCCTAGGTTCGGCCGGCGACGTGAGCGTGTACGAAATGGTAGATGCCTATAGCACCTTCGTCAACGGTGGTTTCCGCAGCGAACCGCAGTTCATTACCCGCATCGAAGACCGCAACGGCAACGTTATCAAGCAGTTTGACCCCCGCCAGAAGCGTGCTATTTCGCCCGAAACGGCGTGGCTCATGCTCTACATGTTGCGCGGCGGTATGGACGAGCCTGGCGGTACCTCGCAAGCGCTGTGGGAGTACGACCTTTGGAAGAACAACAACCAGATTGGGGGCAAAACCGGCACCACTTCCAACTATTCCGACGGTTGGTACATGGGCGTCAGCAAAGACCTAGTAACCGGCGTGTGGGTTGGAGGCGAAGATCGGAGCATTCACTTTACCAACTCGCAACAGGGGGAAGGTGGCCGGATGGCGTTGCCCATCTACGGCACCTATATGGAGAAGCTCTACCAAGACAAGTCGCTCGATATTACTATGGGTCCCTTCCCGAAACCATCGGTCAAAATCACGAAGAAGTATAACTGCGTGTCGCCTGCCGAGCCGCGTCAGCGCCGTAGCGAAGCTGTCGACTCTATTGTGACAGACAACTTGCTGGAGCGGATTAATAGCGGCGCTATTGCGGTGCCGGACAGTATATAA
- a CDS encoding TIGR01777 family oxidoreductase, giving the protein MTRKVLITGGTGLIGSRLADMLIDAGYDVALLSRQANTGRYRSFRWDPSRGTIDEAAIPYADYLINLAGASVSEGKWTTERKRDIMDSRLGGTNLLFRELAKNNHHVQAFLSASAIGIYGDSGDRLLDEETAPAPSEDFLADVSYKWELAGMKVHDLGIRTVVMRLGIVLSPEGGALPQLARPMKLGAGVVLGSGKQYMSWIHLDDVCRLFIQALEEPQWHGIYNAVAPGPVTNQEFTETLANVMHRPLVLPKVPAFGLKLMMGEMSEIVLYSQRVSAEKVLHQGFKFEYPDLQPALESFYGQEE; this is encoded by the coding sequence ATGACGCGCAAAGTTCTTATTACGGGGGGTACGGGCCTTATTGGCTCCCGCTTGGCCGACATGCTCATTGATGCAGGCTACGACGTAGCCCTACTGAGTCGTCAAGCGAATACGGGGCGCTACCGGAGCTTCCGCTGGGATCCTAGCCGCGGCACAATCGACGAAGCAGCTATTCCTTACGCCGATTATCTCATTAACCTAGCTGGGGCAAGCGTATCGGAAGGAAAATGGACCACCGAGCGCAAGCGTGACATTATGGACAGCCGCTTGGGTGGCACCAATTTACTTTTTCGGGAGCTAGCCAAGAATAACCACCACGTCCAAGCATTTCTCTCGGCTTCGGCTATTGGTATTTACGGGGATAGTGGCGACCGACTCTTAGACGAGGAAACAGCGCCTGCTCCCTCGGAGGACTTTCTGGCGGACGTTTCTTATAAGTGGGAGCTAGCGGGCATGAAAGTGCATGACCTAGGTATTCGCACGGTAGTTATGCGCCTAGGTATTGTGCTGAGCCCTGAAGGAGGCGCCTTGCCGCAGCTAGCGCGCCCGATGAAGCTAGGGGCCGGGGTAGTACTCGGCTCGGGCAAGCAATACATGTCCTGGATTCACCTAGATGATGTCTGCCGTCTCTTCATTCAAGCCTTAGAGGAACCGCAGTGGCATGGCATTTATAACGCCGTGGCTCCTGGCCCCGTCACCAATCAGGAGTTCACAGAGACGCTGGCCAACGTGATGCATCGCCCTCTCGTCTTGCCCAAGGTTCCGGCTTTTGGCTTGAAACTCATGATGGGTGAGATGAGTGAAATTGTGCTGTATAGTCAGCGGGTGAGTGCCGAAAAGGTACTACACCAAGGCTTCAAGTTTGAATATCCTGACTTACAACCAGCACTAGAGTCCTTTTACGGGCAAGAAGAGTAG
- the folE gene encoding GTP cyclohydrolase I FolE codes for MDKSVPTAATDGSAVPVDAHLAPDLRTPLRADAFALSEEEKIAGIAEHFREIMNLLGLDLNDDSLSGTPRRVAKMFVHEWFKGLDPAHRPDVRLFANRYQYQQMLVERDITLFSCCEHHFVPIIGKAHVAYLPGEHVVGLSKLNRVVQYYARRPQVQERLTRQIAEELKQALGTDDVAVLIEADHLCVMSRGVNDTSSSTLTAEYGGAFGKSDALRSEFLRMIGK; via the coding sequence ATGGATAAATCCGTGCCCACGGCGGCTACGGACGGCTCTGCTGTCCCAGTTGACGCTCACCTTGCTCCCGACTTACGCACGCCACTTCGTGCTGATGCATTTGCCTTGAGCGAAGAAGAAAAGATTGCTGGCATCGCCGAGCACTTTCGCGAAATCATGAACTTGTTGGGCCTCGACCTCAACGACGACAGCTTGAGTGGCACGCCCCGGCGCGTGGCAAAAATGTTTGTGCACGAGTGGTTCAAGGGGCTAGACCCAGCTCATCGGCCTGACGTGCGGCTTTTTGCCAACCGGTATCAGTACCAGCAGATGTTGGTGGAGCGCGACATCACGTTGTTTTCTTGCTGCGAGCACCACTTTGTGCCCATTATTGGCAAAGCGCACGTGGCCTATCTACCTGGCGAGCATGTGGTTGGTCTCTCGAAGCTAAACCGTGTGGTGCAGTATTACGCGCGGCGGCCGCAGGTGCAAGAGCGTCTGACCCGCCAAATTGCGGAAGAGCTTAAGCAAGCCCTAGGTACCGACGACGTAGCAGTACTCATTGAAGCTGACCACCTGTGCGTGATGAGCCGCGGCGTAAACGACACCAGCAGCAGTACACTTACGGCCGAATACGGCGGCGCTTTTGGCAAGAGCGACGCACTGCGTAGTGAATTCCTGCGCATGATTGGTAAGTAG